From Vitis vinifera cultivar Pinot Noir 40024 chromosome 5, ASM3070453v1, the proteins below share one genomic window:
- the LOC100261431 gene encoding ureidoglycolate hydrolase isoform X1: MFLKFFPTPLLFLLLCSLSTILADYDADPTRSTMEQFSGYPTQEPDSVSSFSVDAVSSFSVDAQGLQKQIDELSNFSDTPSPSVTRILYSKMDVFARRYIKNLMGLSGLSIREDAVGNIFGRWEGYEPELTAVATGSHIDAIPYSGKYDGVVGVLGAIEAINVLRRSGFKPRRSLEVILFTSEEPTRFGISCLGSRLLAGNEALMKSLETVVDSQNISFFDAARAAGYANDEEDLPSVFLKKGSYSAFVELHIEQGPILEEEGISIGIVTAIAAPASIKVDFEGNGGHAGAVLMPNRNDAGLAAAELALAVEKHVLESGSIDTVGTVGILELHPGAINSIPSKSHLEIDTRDINEMRRNTVIEKTHQSAITIAKNRGVRLSEFKIINQDPPALSDKSITKAMQAASQELNLSHKLMISRAYHDSLFMARISPMGMIFIPCYKGYSHKPEEYASIEDIANGVKVLALTLTKLSLY; encoded by the exons ATGTTTCTGAAATTCTTTCCAACTCCTCTGCTCTTCCTCTTGCTCTGTTCCTTGTCTACAATCTTAGCTGACTATGATGCAGATCCAACAAGAAGTACTATGGAACAGTTCTCTGGGTACCCGACTCAAGAACCCGACTCCGTCTCTTCCTTCTCTGTCGATGCCGTCTCTTCCTTCTCTGTCGATGCCCAAGGTTTACAGAAACAG aTTGATGAGCTATCAAATTTCTCTGATACACCTTCCCCATCAGTAACCAGGATTCTGTACAGCAAGATGGATGTATTCGCTCGCAG ATACATTAAAAACTTGATGGGTCTCTCTGGTCTCTCTATTCGAGAGGATGCTGTTGGTAACATATTTGGTCGATG GGAAGGTTATGAGCCAGAGCTTACTGCTGTTGCAACAGGTTCTCACATTGATGCTATTCCATACTCTGGGAAATATGATGGGGTCGTCGGTGTTTTGGGTGCAATAGAAGCCATTAATGTTCTAAGAAG GTCTGGTTTCAAACCTAGAAGGTCATTAGAGGTGATCTTGTTCACTTCAGAAGAGCCTACACGCTTTGGGATCAGCTGCCTGGGAAG CCGCTTATTGGCCGGGAATGAAGCGCTTATGAAATCTCTTGAGACAGTTGTTGATAGTCAAAACATATCCTTTTTTGATGCTGCCAGAGCTGCTGGGTATGCAAATGATGAAGAGGATTTGCCCAGTGTGTTTTTAAAGAAAGGAAGCTATTCTGCTTTTGTGGAGTTGCATATAGAGCAAGGCCCCATTTTGGAGGAGGAAG GAATATCTATTGGCATTGTAACTGCCATTGCTGCCCCTGCAAGTATCAAAGTGGATTTTGAAGGCAATGGAGGCCATGCGGGTGCTGTCTTGATGCCAAATAG AAATGATGCAGGATTGGCAGCTGCAGAGTTAGCACTAGCTGTTGAGAAACATGTGTTAGAATCTGGATCTATTGATACTGTTGGTACTGTGG GTATTCTGGAGCTGCATCCTGGAGCAATCAACAGCATTCCAAGCAAATCACATCTAGAAATTG ACACACGCGACATCAATGAAATGCGAAGGAACACTGTAATTGAGAAAACCCATCAGTCTGCTATAACTATAGCCAAGAACCGTGGGGTCAGGCTATCAGAATTTAAAATCATCAATCAAGATCCACCAGCACTTTCAGATAAATCAATAACAAAGGCAATGCAAGCTGCATCTCAAGAGCTAAACCTATCGCACAAGTTGATGATTAGCAGAGCTTACCATGATTCGCTGTTCATGGCCAG AATATCTCCAATGGGTATGATATTCATTCCATGTTACAAAG GATATAGCCACAAGCCTGAAGAATATGCTTCCATTGAGGATATAGCAAATGGGGTCAAGGTATTAGCACTAACACTCACCAAGTTGTCCCTGTACTAA
- the LOC100266636 gene encoding uncharacterized protein At2g34160, with protein sequence MEAIVVAENLEESMKKSSLGNATETQKKNRIQVSNSKKPLFFYINLAKRYIKQYNDVELSALGMAIPSVVTIAEILKKNGVATQKKILTSTVDMKWETNGRTVQKAKIEIVLGKPEDSDNQAAATAVAAAAAATPAEENADKKE encoded by the exons atggaagCCATTGTAGTTGCAGAGAACTTGGAGGAATCAATGAAAAAATCGAGTCTTGGAAATGCTACTGAAACTCAGAAGAAAAACCGAATTCAAGTTTCTAATTCCAAGAAACCCCTCTTCTTCTACATCAATCTCGCCAAG AGGTACATAAAGCAATACAACGATGTGGAGCTCTCTGCCTTGGGAATGG CTATTCCATCTGTTGTCACTATTGCTGAGATTCTGAAAAAAAATGGGGTGGCAACCCAGAAAA AGATTTTGACATCAACAGTAGACATGAAGTGGGAAACCAATGGAAGAACAGTTCAAAAGGCTAAG ATTGAGATTGTGCTGGGGAAACCTGAGGATTCCGATAATCAGGCTGCAGCCACCGCTGTGGCTGCTGCTGCAGCAGCAACTCCAGCAGAGGAGAATGCTGACAAGAAGGAATGA
- the LOC100261431 gene encoding ureidoglycolate hydrolase isoform X2, protein MFLKFFPTPLLFLLLCSLSTILADYDADPTRSTMEQFSGYPTQEPDSVSSFSVDAVSSFSVDAQGLQKQIDELSNFSDTPSPSVTRILYSKMDVFARRYIKNLMGLSGLSIREDAVGNIFGRWEGYEPELTAVATGSHIDAIPYSGKYDGVVGVLGAIEAINVLRRSGFKPRRSLEVILFTSEEPTRFGISCLGSRLLAGNEALMKSLETVVDSQNISFFDAARAAGYANDEEDLPSVFLKKGSYSAFVELHIEQGPILEEEGISIGIVTAIAAPASIKVDFEGNGGHAGAVLMPNRNDAGLAAAELALAVEKHVLESGSIDTVGTVGILELHPGAINSIPSKSHLEIELFDI, encoded by the exons ATGTTTCTGAAATTCTTTCCAACTCCTCTGCTCTTCCTCTTGCTCTGTTCCTTGTCTACAATCTTAGCTGACTATGATGCAGATCCAACAAGAAGTACTATGGAACAGTTCTCTGGGTACCCGACTCAAGAACCCGACTCCGTCTCTTCCTTCTCTGTCGATGCCGTCTCTTCCTTCTCTGTCGATGCCCAAGGTTTACAGAAACAG aTTGATGAGCTATCAAATTTCTCTGATACACCTTCCCCATCAGTAACCAGGATTCTGTACAGCAAGATGGATGTATTCGCTCGCAG ATACATTAAAAACTTGATGGGTCTCTCTGGTCTCTCTATTCGAGAGGATGCTGTTGGTAACATATTTGGTCGATG GGAAGGTTATGAGCCAGAGCTTACTGCTGTTGCAACAGGTTCTCACATTGATGCTATTCCATACTCTGGGAAATATGATGGGGTCGTCGGTGTTTTGGGTGCAATAGAAGCCATTAATGTTCTAAGAAG GTCTGGTTTCAAACCTAGAAGGTCATTAGAGGTGATCTTGTTCACTTCAGAAGAGCCTACACGCTTTGGGATCAGCTGCCTGGGAAG CCGCTTATTGGCCGGGAATGAAGCGCTTATGAAATCTCTTGAGACAGTTGTTGATAGTCAAAACATATCCTTTTTTGATGCTGCCAGAGCTGCTGGGTATGCAAATGATGAAGAGGATTTGCCCAGTGTGTTTTTAAAGAAAGGAAGCTATTCTGCTTTTGTGGAGTTGCATATAGAGCAAGGCCCCATTTTGGAGGAGGAAG GAATATCTATTGGCATTGTAACTGCCATTGCTGCCCCTGCAAGTATCAAAGTGGATTTTGAAGGCAATGGAGGCCATGCGGGTGCTGTCTTGATGCCAAATAG AAATGATGCAGGATTGGCAGCTGCAGAGTTAGCACTAGCTGTTGAGAAACATGTGTTAGAATCTGGATCTATTGATACTGTTGGTACTGTGG GTATTCTGGAGCTGCATCCTGGAGCAATCAACAGCATTCCAAGCAAATCACATCTAGAAATTG aaCTTTTCGACATTTGA